A region of the Pseudomonas anguilliseptica genome:
GGGGCATGTCCGCGAGGTGCTGGCGCTTTCCGGTGTGGTGACGTAGCCCGAATTGCATTCGGACTACATCGTTTTATCAGAGCCCGGCAATCTGCAGGTAGCTGGAGGTGATTTGCTCACCCCAAAGTAAGGCAATCCAGCCGGCAATCGCCAGATAAGGACCAAAGGGGATCGGTGTGCTGGTTTCCGCGTTACGCAGGCGCAACATAATCAAACCCAGTACCGCGCCAACTAGCGAAGACAGCAATATGGTTAGAGGCAATACCTGCCAACCACCCCAAGCACCGAGCATGGCCAACAGCTTGAAGTCGCCATAACCCATTCCTTCCTTACCTGTTACCAGCTTGAACAGCCAGTACACCGACCACAGGCTCAAGTAGCCGGCAATCGCGCCCCAGAGCGCACCCTCCAGGCGAGTAAATAGACCGAAGCTGTTTGCAATCAAGCCGAGCCACAGCAGCGGCAGCACCAGTGAATCCGGCAGCAACTGGTGGTCAACATCGATCAGGCTCATCGCTAGCAAGCCCCAGGTCAACAGGAGCATCGCGCCAGCCTGCCAGGTAAAACCGAAGTGCCACGCGATAAAGGCCGACAACAAGCCGCAGGCCAGCTCAACCAGTGGGTAGCGCATGCTGATCGACGCTTTACAGCTCGAGCACTTGCCGCGCAGAAACAGGTAGCTGATAATCGGAATGTTTTCCCAGGGTTTTATTTCGTGGGCGCAGTGCGGGCAGCTTGAGTTAGGCAATACCAGGTTGAATGTTGCGGCCGGTGCTTCAGTGGACAGCTCCAATATTTCGCGAGCCTGTTCACGCCACTCGCGCTGCATCATTTTTGGTAGGCGGTAAATCAATACATTGAGG
Encoded here:
- a CDS encoding prepilin peptidase; this translates as MSVIDFLASHVLAFVLCALLIGLLVGSFLNVLIYRLPKMMQREWREQAREILELSTEAPAATFNLVLPNSSCPHCAHEIKPWENIPIISYLFLRGKCSSCKASISMRYPLVELACGLLSAFIAWHFGFTWQAGAMLLLTWGLLAMSLIDVDHQLLPDSLVLPLLWLGLIANSFGLFTRLEGALWGAIAGYLSLWSVYWLFKLVTGKEGMGYGDFKLLAMLGAWGGWQVLPLTILLSSLVGAVLGLIMLRLRNAETSTPIPFGPYLAIAGWIALLWGEQITSSYLQIAGL